AAGTTTtccaaaagtagatggagacgAGGTTGACTATTTTGGCCTTGTTTCTTTTGTCTTGCACTCAGTGCCAGGCATTCGAGAGCTCTTTGCAGGACATACCTTGCACCAGATGGAACAAGATCATCGGGAAGTATTGACATCAAAAATTAATGAAGTGCATTTGCCCAAGTTATTGGAGATAGAGTTGTGTCTGATGTATGATGATCTGTATACTAAGGCTTTGGTGCTTAGGACAAGGAGGGGCATACTTCTCCGGTGTGTATCCCAGGTATCTCTAGTAGTTGCTTTCATTATCTTTCAAGTAATAAGCAACACAAAGAGATATAGTGGAGCAGATGTTACAGTGACTTATGTGTTATTTGCTGGAAGCTTTCTTCTGGAAGTTTGTGGAGTATTTACCTTTATTATGTCACCATGGACCTGGGCATGGTCCAAGGCTAAGAAATGCAATGGAGTTAATCACATTTCTGAATTTCTTTTCTCCAGCAATATTGGATGGCCGAAGGAAAGGCCGTTGTGGTCTAATTCCATGGGGCAGTACAATTTTCTGAGCTACTTGGGTTGTGACGAGTCAAGGCTGTCCAAGCTAGTGAAAAAAGTAATAAGGAAGATGGGGAGCCTAGTTGGCGCTGGAGAGGAAGCAGGAACGTCCTTGTGGATGAGCAAGCTGTTAGACACCAAGTATGTTACGGTGGATAAGGAGATCATGCAATGTGTCATACACTTGATCTATAATTATAGTCCATTTGGACCTGCAAGCACGGATGATCAACGCTGGCCAAATCTTGGTCCGCTGAAAAAGTTACTACTGGACTCTGATATGAATTTTGGCTATGCTATTGTGTACTTTCATATATTTACAGAGGTGCACCTATCGAACTATTCTCTTCATGAGGTATTGGCCAGTGTGTGCCGGAAACTATCCAACTACATGCTCTACCTTTTGGTGAGACACCCTGAAATGTTGCCGGTCAGTGGCACTGCTGAACCTACCTTGAAATTCTTTCTTGGCAGCATTACTTACAGAAATGACCACTACAAGAATAGAACCCTAAAAAGGGCGAGAGATCGGCTGCAAATTCAAGAACCTGCAGATATGGGCATAAAGACATTAGAGGAGATCAGAGACATGTGGGCGATGCTTCTCATCTACTCTGCAGGCAAGTCCAAGGCAAACATGCACGCAGCGCAGCTGAGCAAAGGCGGGGAGCTCCTTACCTTTGCTTGGTTGCTTATGGCCCATGTACAGCTTGGAGACGTTGGCGAGCAATTTGAATTCCTTTTTGGCAGCGTCCCTGGTCCGGAGAGCAAAGAGGACAACAGAGACttgcagtggcggagccaggatctCACGACGCCTAGGGCTCAAATTGAAGGAACTATCCATGATAATTCATACGCTGAAGTACAAAgtacagataaaaaaaactgcaaGACTGAAATAACAGAGCAAAATCAAGCCTAATTCAATTAAGAGATAACCCATTGGAAAAACTTGTGACTATCACTTTTTACCATCTTTACAACAAGGTTACCAAGGTAAGAGCAGCTTGAGAAATCCAAATCAAATCTCATGTCACAAATAAATGTGTCAAGTTGGTCTCTAAGGACTGTACAAACAAATAATCCCTTCTACCTAATGTTTACATCCAATTGTTCAATTGGTGTGAGCAGCCCGGTCAACAACAATCACATTTGGAGCAAGCACAACATTATTTTGCCCATTGTTACTATCCTCAGTTCCGGCTGTTTCTAGTGTTGTGATGTACTCAATCAGTTTCTGTTGTTTCTGGGGTTGGGTGGACAGAAATGATATTAATGTTTAGAACCTCTTCATCCAGGAAATCAAACCAATTTCTAATTGACTAATTACTATCAAATGCAAAATAAGAATGCAGATTCAAGATTAGAGAGGAGACTCAATTGGATTTTGGGAACCAAGATTTTCTGGCTGCTGTCGTCGGCCGCTGGCTCGCCGTGGGCCCGTGGCTGAGGAAGCCAGGAAGGTGAAGTGCCGCCGGCTGTTGGCTGCTGTCGTCGGGCCATCGCCGGCTCACCGCCTATGTGCGCCCGCTGTCGCGGCCGATGCGCGCGGACGCCGCTGCGGAGACGCACCGCCGTCGCTGGCTCGTCGCCGATGCGCGCCGGGGACGCCCCCTTCCGCCGATGTGCATCGGCGCCGCTGCTGTTATCTggtgaggagagaggagaggagaggacgagCGGCGTGATGCAACGCTCCTCTGTGATGCGTGTGAATCGTGATGGGTGgcaggggaagaggagaggatgCGGGAGGGTAGGGTTGGCTTTTTTTGGGCTGTGACCTGTGATGGGCTGCCTAATGGGCTGGCCACCAGGGGCTGTGAAAGTCTATGTGTGGGGCTGGACCAGACGAGTAGGACTGGGCCATGGGATTTCGGAAAATCTGGAAAATATATGGGTACTAGTCCACTAAAAATTTTTGCACGAGTAGGACTTGGGCCCAAGCTGCCCTAGGCCCAGTTCCGCCCCTGTCAGAGAGCATGGTAAAAAAGGAAACTTCGTCTCGTTTAAGGTAAACTCTACCGCTCACCCGCTTGCCCCTCCCAATGAAGGTTTAGACGATTTTGATTGGAAATCGGATGACTAGAGTTCCGGTTGGGCatagtggattctaatccctcgaggggatatcccctctgtacctttttcttccaaattcgatgcaaatagttgtgaaaaattctaaaaaaaattgacaatgtagattataatgatacctactagtccaccaaaattcatgttcaaatttgatctacacatcgagaaacaaaaaagacaaatttagatataaacagtacactactattcatacgctgaatttgtcttttttatatctcgacgtgtgagttgagtttggacttaagattttgtgaagttgtatatatgttttgtatgaatgttgtcaaatttttccagaatttttcataaccgtttagatgATTTTTGAGCAAACGAGGAAACATCCCCTCGAcagattagaatagtttccccaTATCTATCTCCTAGAAGTATTCCTACCTTTGATGGGTTTATGCAGGGGCCGAGTCAGGATTCCAATGTtcttatcatatatttttacagAAGAAGGACAAGAGACATAGGAGTATTTCTTAATGCTAATTTAACTCCAGATTTGTTTTCAATATGAGTAAAAAAATGATGCCCGATAATGCTTACATTATTTGGCCATTCAAAGTTATcaacttttaacttttaacttttaTGATTTAGCGCTAAGCAAATAGAATGTACCTTATATAATGTATGGAGTTGACTGCATATATAGTCCATAGCCTATCTATGAGAAGGGATGCAGGTGTACAGTCCTATTACCCATATAAAAACTCGCTTGCTAGTTCATTAATTTCTCATATAGTAACACaaaatttagagaaaaattaaattagaaGTGGGATAAGCGGGCGAGAAAAACTCGCTTGCCGCCACTTGCATCCCTATCTGTGAGCATAGGTTCTAAAATCGCATAGTTATTTGTTATATAGTACAACGcaaatgtgcatatatatggttgAGAATTGGttgtatttaaaaaattcattttcttttctactTAGGCACATTAATCAAACATGATGTGGGTCGATCCATGTATATAGTAGTTCTTTTTTCGTTGAAAGATATTTGTTTATTTGTAATGCTAATTAGATTAGGATAAGAGAGATTTTTGTTTCCTCATGCAAAGATCAGTACTAGTAGTTGCTTATTTGTACTGCTAATGGATTTTATTATGCTTGGTAGGCCGCACGTTATACACCATTAGCCCATAATTACCACATCAACAACCAAGCGAACAGTTTTACTGCTCTAGCACCTGCTCTTTGGCTGACGTACCTTATATTTCACTTGTGGTAAAATATTGAGCATTAGCTTACATTGGCTGGGTGTCATCGGGGTCAGATGACAACAGTAAATGTATTGTGATCCGCCTCTGCTGTTTATGTAAGatactgttaacgaccaaatttggtaaatcatgaGCCAGTTCGGCTTTAGAATCGAAGTGGATTTGGCGAAGAGTtagattcgaagaacagagtatgcatcggtTGCGACGACATCGGCTGGAgtctgcatcggctgagatggatcaAACAGGGGACAGCCGATATAGCTGATACaaccgatacagccgattctgaTGAAGATGGTTCTGAGATTGCTTCTAGAATCGATCTACGTACTTCACAAAGATTGCCACGATAGAGATAAACTCTTAGAAAGgcagttgtatctattaattaggatatgttgtgtaattttcttagagatatgtttgggcaaaaatctgccgcaaagacttatggtatcttagagtttgttagagataagagtcgtgtccggcaaggatatattttatatctcgggtataaatacgACCCAAACCCGTGTAATCAAACAACAATAGTTCAAcaacactttcggcgcatcaccaccctgTCGGAGCTCAAAACTAATTACTTGGATCCGACTCtaattaatgtatcaatccctggatcagtagatatTGATACATATAATATAACCGGTTCTTTattgcatacgttaaagttTACAACGCTAGAGGTTTTACAAGGGTAGGTACTTACCTAATTAGACATAAGTACTAATATTACACAGCGGAAGTTTTAGTACATTTTGACTAGGAAGGTATAACCTTTAGGGGTTTTCTAAATTATCAGGGTCATCGTAGTAATAGTCATAGGGGTCCTCTtgacccaaatctgaaaaaggggttatgagagcaagaatgagtattcgcaatactcagcaagttatcatgaaaatatgttatgcattggCATATAGTGaggttctttgcaaaaagcagtaATAAACAATCTGGAAGAATTACAGCAGGAATTTATAAACATATAGACTTTagatttctaaccagggtaccatatgagtcccggtactcaactccatgagtacggctattcgaatagtttcaaagatattctactgcagcagatgtacgcttACCCGTAGTCCACAacttgctgataatcatcggctttagtcatggcccagtattaagtcattaacaattatggcacctgttccatgaacttatatcctcatatgctctgaacgtattgttaacagcagcaagaagagttctggcgttcccgaggtatttaaggggaactgatcgtatgacaccacatcatctcgatcagggtttagaaatataccatatagtttatactcgagtatcacaaaccatctacctgtacatggtaatggttaaagttgccTTTCGCGGCAatagttgcctcctgcgcgaggacttaaataagaaccactatacagaggtgccatattgctaattaacataataactaggtctgtccccattttagaaactgcggtcgtacccgttcgttcgacataagtacctagtaaaacttatatcgatcgagacagtactagccacccgaaaatcaaccaaatcttatgtactgtcccaatctaagtataaggtattttaaccagattgtaagaAAAATAAGCgatactaaattatctgggtttctatggttgaattatgcatataaaatagaatattgaatagaaggctataaataaataatttgtaaaatataggattaaatgatcaaaaggtatatggtaacttgccttgctcgatgtcctgagattgattgatattatctattgagtcagaagaatcctcaagacctagggttagacatataaaattcaaatccaaaaggaattcaaattaaatccaaaaaataagaaaaatagagaaaataaaataaaatgcaaaaatagcaaaaaggggctcaaaagatagagaatgattttagaagaatattggtccaactttcactggaattggatctatattttaaaagatatgggcttctaaagtttgaaaatcaaataaaagtgaaatggcactgtgtgcgggtcccacttgtcagtctctctctctctctcttctcttcttctacctccggcCGTTCCCCAaaagcggccggcggcgctagggttggcGATTGCGGCAGCGATGGAGGGAAAAAGGGGTTGCGGccaaggaggagagggagctagggttctccggcgacggcgagcggcggcggaggggttaaTTTGATATGTGGACGGCCTAgtggctagggcggcggtgaCATAGTTAAGCCGTGAAGGCGATTGGGATGGTGTGAGTTAGACATGGCTCGGGGAGGGGTTCTAGAGAATCTATGGAGTGCCTAGATGGATTCCTACAGCTTGCCAACCTTTGGCAAGGCGCGGAGAATACttgccgacgagcgcctcccttggcggcggccgtgctcatGTCGGCAGCCCAGAGGGTGTCATGGTAGTGCAAAGGGATtgctaaaatggaatctagggaGTACATAGATGGTTGAAACGGAAGAACTCACCGAGATATGCCGAGATGAAGGATTGCGGCCGGAAAAACTTCTCGGCGGCGAAGAACAGAGCaacgcgggggcggcggtgctcggcttgGTGCGGCGAGGTAAAACTCGACGCAGGACTTTGGTTAGGGTCTAATATACTAGAACATAGTTGATATAAGGTGTTCTAAGGGGTATTTAGGGTggaggatggatggaggggtgtggagtcgatcgcgcacaaggtgt
The sequence above is drawn from the Oryza glaberrima chromosome 10, OglaRS2, whole genome shotgun sequence genome and encodes:
- the LOC127785954 gene encoding uncharacterized protein LOC127785954, which encodes MEREHWHSCSEDKASFPKVDGDEVDYFGLVSFVLHSVPGIRELFAGHTLHQMEQDHREVLTSKINEVHLPKLLEIELCLMYDDLYTKALVLRTRRGILLRCVSQVSLVVAFIIFQVISNTKRYSGADVTVTYVLFAGSFLLEVCGVFTFIMSPWTWAWSKAKKCNGVNHISEFLFSSNIGWPKERPLWSNSMGQYNFLSYLGCDESRLSKLVKKVIRKMGSLVGAGEEAGTSLWMSKLLDTKYVTVDKEIMQCVIHLIYNYSPFGPASTDDQRWPNLGPLKKLLLDSDMNFGYAIVYFHIFTEVHLSNYSLHEVLASVCRKLSNYMLYLLVRHPEMLPVSGTAEPTLKFFLGSITYRNDHYKNRTLKRARDRLQIQEPADMGIKTLEEIRDMWAMLLIYSAGKSKANMHAAQLSKGGELLTFAWLLMAHVQLGDVGEQFEFLFGSVPGPESKEDNRDLQWRSQDLTTPRAQIEGTIHDNSYAEVQSTDKKNCKTEITEQNQA